A window of Desulfobulbus oralis genomic DNA:
GAAGACGAAAAAGCGGCGGACCGGATGTAAAATCGGGCAAAATAACCGATTGCCCCCTATCCGGCAAGGAAAGTGTTGCGCCCGGCGCCCGGCAAAGTCGGGATCAGCGGCGTTTTTCCAGATCCTTGGAGAGCAGGTCCACCTGCTCGCGCACCGCGGTATTCTGCGCCATTTTCTGGGTAATGGTCCTGATGGCGTGCAGGACCGTGGAGTGGTCGCGCCGGTAGAGGGCGCCGATCTCGGCAAGCGAATGGCCGGTAAACTTGCGGGTCAGGTAAATAGCCACCTGCCTGGGAAACACAATACTGCGTTTACGGGAACGGGAGCACAGATCCTCCCGGCCCACCCTGAAGCGGGAGCTGATGTGCTGGCAGATGGCCTCGGCCGTCAACTGGGCCGGCATGCACGCGAAACCGTCCAGAACCTCCCGGATCATGGCCAGATCCGGCGGGCTGCCGCGCAGCCGGCACCGTGCCCTCACATTCATGACAGCGCTTTCCATGCGGCGGATATCGCCGGTGAGCTGCTCGGCCATGTACTCGACCAGCTCGCCGGCCACCGCCATGTTCTGGGCGGCCAGCTTGTGCTGGATGATGCGCACCCGGGTTTCAAAGGCAGGCGCCTGAATGCTCGCCAACAGGCCCGAAGTCATGCGGCTTTTGAAATCGGTGTCCAGGCCGCTGATCCTGTCCGGCGGCAGGGAGGAGGTCAGGATGACCCGGCGGCCGCTCTTCAGAAGGCTGTCCAGCACCACGTTCAGCTCTTCCTGGGTTTTGTTCTTGCCGGTCAGGGTGTGCACGTCTTCCAGCAGGAGCATGTCGCAGTCGTCCAGATAGCGTTCGGCGAAGCGATCCATGGTCCTGGTCCGCAGCCCCTGCACCATCTCGGCGCTGAACTGCTGGGCCGTGAGATAGCGCAGACGGGTCGCGGGCGCGCTGCGCAGCACCTGATGCACCACGGCCTGAGTGAGGTGACTCTTGCCCAGTCCGGTTTCACTGCTCATGAACAGACAGCGGCCAAAGGTGTAATCGTTCAGGGCCAGGGCCTTGCAGGCCGACTGGGCCAGGATGTTGGATTCGCCGACCATGAACTGGTCGAAGGTAAAGGCCGGATGCAGGGAGCGGAGCCTGGCCTCGTGCCGGGGCAGGCCCGGCAGTCGCAGTTGCCGCTCGTCTGGGGCGGCAGGCGCGCCACTGCCCGCCACCCGCAGGGCAACCCGGCCCTGCCCGCCTGCGGCCAGATGTTTCTGCCGGATCAGTTCCAGATAGCGCTGTTCCACCCAGGCACAGAAAAAACGGTCCGGGCCGGCCAGCACCATGGCGTCGTTCTCATCCCCCTGGCAGACCAGGGGTTTAATCCAGAGCTCATACTCGCTGGCAGGCAGGGTCGAAGCCAGAGAGTTTCGGACAGCATCCCAAAGCATGCAAAAAACCACGAGATAATGATTGGACAGGAATACGGCAAAAAAAACAATGCCTCCTGCCGGTCTCCGATCGGGGCCCGGCTGCAAGCATGGGCCAGGATATAGCAGAGAGCGGAGCAGCAGGCAAAAACGACTGCCGGCTGTTTGCAGCACAAAAACAAATGCCGGCAAGCGGCTCTCCTATCATCCTGCAAAGACGTCAATATTTTGCCGCCACCCTTTCAGTTTCCCGATTTTCCGTTCATCCGCAGCCAGACCTGAGAAGAAACGTGAGAACGAGCGGATATCACGGCCAGCCGCAATTTTCCACAGTCCGGCTCAGGCAAAACGAGGTCTGCAGAACGCGATATTGCTCCACAAATCTCAAAAAACCTGCATTTTTTACATTGGCGAAGCCGGGCTGCAGCTATCCCACCGTGTCTGCATGCTTTTCCAGACAGCGGCCGGCAAAAAAATTCCGGCAACAGCGCCGGCGCACAAGCCGCCGCTCATGCCGGCCGGCCGCGAAACCAGGCCGTGAAATCGGCCTCGCTCACCCCGGAGCAGGCCAAAAGGTTCCGGTTGTACCAGGGGTCGCCCCTGTTCAGAAGTTTTTTCCAGCGCGCCTGCAGCAGCAGACGGTCCGCTTCCGCAGCGCTCAGCAGAGCTTCAGAAACGGCCACCGGCCCGCATTCCGCCACGGCCCAGGGCGTGTACACATGCCGCAAACCACGGTTGTGCAGGCGGAAGCAGAGGTCAAGCTGGGCAAAGGCCAGGGTCCGGAAGGCCGGATCATAGCCGCCGCCTGCCAAAAAGAGCCCGCGCCTCACCAGAAAGAGCTGCTCGGCCACGGCCCAGGCATACTGGGCGCAGTGAAAGCGGTTGTGCTGCACCGACACGTCCCGGAGAAAGCTGGCATAGTAGAGGGGCGAGGCATTGCCCAGATCCGGCAGCGAGCCCCGATGCCGGTGCGGGCCGGCCGGCTGTTCCAGCCAACCGGCGCTCAGGCCCAGGGCCATGTCCTGGCCGTACTCCAGCAGTGCGGTCAGGCATTCCGGCCGCAGGCGCCGCACTTCGGCGCCGACAAAGAGCAGATACCGGCCCTCCGCCCGCGCTGCCGCCCTGTTGCGCCACTCCACAGGGCTGTTGCCTCCAGCCGGCTCCAGCCACTCCAGATCCGGCCAGGAGTCCTGCAGGGCGGCCCGGCAGGCCTCCGGCAGGGCCTCATCCCCACAGACGCTCACCCTGCAGCACTCCGGCAGACGCCGCCGCGTCCTGTAGAAGAAGTGCAGCTCGGTGGCTTCGGCCCGGGCATCCAGATGTTCCCGCATCAGCGACGCTGCCAGGGCCCGGCGGCCGGCCTCGCCGGCATAGGCCTTCTGTTCGTGGTGGATGCTGGTGGAGCCGGCGTGGGCCCGCCAGTGATAGAGCACCCGGGGGATATGCCGGATTTTTTCGCTCCGCTCCGCGACCCTGAGCGCCAGGTCATAGTCCTGGGCGCCGTCACAGTCCGGATCCAGGCCGCCCAGCTCCTGAAAAAGCCGCCGCCGCAGCACAAAGAAGTGCATGAGGTGATTGTGCGTGCGCAAAAGCTCCCGGTTGAGCGCGCACTTGAAGAGCGTATCCAGGGGCCTGCTCTCCAGATTGATCAGGCGCTCGTCGCTGTAGAGCGCATCCGGCTCTTCCGCGTCGATCATGCGCGCCACCTGATACAGGGCATCGGGCGCCAGCTCGTCGTCATGATCCAGAAAGGCCAGCCACTCGCCCTCCGCCAGTTCGGCCGCCCGGTTGGTGGCTGCGGCAATGCCGCTGTTTTCCGGCATGGCCGCCACCCGGATGCGCGGATCCAGCCGGGCATACCCGGCCAGCAGCGGCGCTATATGGGCCTCGGTGCTGCCGTCGTCCACCAGACAGAGCTGCCAGTAGGGCCAGGGCTGCATCAGCACCGAATTTACGCAGCGCCAGAGCTGGTTTTCGCTGGTATTGTACACCGGGGTCAGAATACTGATGCAGGGCCGCTGCCTCCGGGCCAGCGCCGCCACCTCGGGGCAGGGATAGCGGCCCTCGTGCAGCCCCTGCCGCAGATAGTGCAATAGCGGATCGCCCGTCTGCCCGGCCGCCTGCATCTGCCTCCGGTAAAATTCTGGATCGAAGCAGGCATTGGGCCGGAAGCCGGCCCGCCGGCCCTCGTCCGCGTAGTGGAGCAGGGCGGCCAGCCGGGTGGCATCGGGTGTGAGGTACTGTTGCCGGTAAAAATCCGGGTCAAAGAGCGCGTTGGGCCGGCTCCCCTCCTCCGCCCCGTGGGCAAGGTAGTGCAGGAGCAGCAGCGTGGGCCAGGCCAGAGCCGCGCTGGGATTGGCTTTCCGGTAATAGTCCTGGTCAAAGAGGGGAAAGGGCTGCAGGGCCGGATCCCCTGCCCCTTCCAGATAGCGGGCCAGGGGCGTGATCCGGGAACCCGGCTCCGCTCCGGTTTGACGCAGCAACAGTCCGGTGTCGAAGAGCGGATGCGGCTCGCAGCCTGCGCGGCCGCCCTGGCGGATATAGTGCCAAAGCGGATTCTGCGGCTTTGCCGCGAGATAGCGCTTCCGGTACCAGTCGCCCAGAAAGAGCGGGTGCGGGTCGCGGCCCTCGCGCCAGCCGCGCAGCAGATAGTGCAGCAGCGGCAGGCAGCGCCACCAGCCCAGTTCCGGCGTGTTCCGGCGGTAAAAGCCGGGGTCGAAAAGACGGTAATCGGCGCCCAGAAGCAGGCGCGGCAACAGGTGCTTCAGCATGGCTGCACCGGAAAAAGGTCAGGCCCCCCGCCGGCGGGCGGCCTCGGGTCGTGAAATGGCATTGCGGGCATGGCTTGCACTTTCTGATGGTCCTCCTGCTGGCCACTCGGCTCGGTCGGCGTCCGCAGGCAGCGGGTGTCGATGCCTGGCGTTGCGGCGAAAACTGCCGCGGCTTCAGAAAAAGCGGATTCTGCAGGCAGGCAGCGCTTCGGCCAGACGCACGCTGTCCAGGCAGGAGAGCAGGTCCTCAGGTGCAGAGTCTGCGGCCAGAACCCGGCTGCATCCGGCCAGACTCAGGCCGTAGAGCCGCTCCAGCCCGGCCACGATGGCGGCATCCGGCATGCTCAGCGCCGCGGCGTGCACCAGCGACTGAAAGAGCCTGTTGTCCCGCTCCGGTTCCGGGGCCCCGGCAAAGGCCTCCAGCCCGGTCACGTCCATTACATAGGGCAGGCAGCGCATCAGGCTGCGTTCAAACCACATGAGCCCGGATGGGGGGGCGGCGAGCCACAGGGCGTCGAACCAGCCGTCAGCCTCTGGCGACACCTCGAAAAAGGCGGAGCCATGGGCTGCGGCATACGACTGAATCAGCCCCTGCCGGAGCAGCGCGCGGGCAAAGGCGAGGGGCCTGGAGTCCGGCCCCTTTTCGGGCAGCGCCAGCAGCAGCCTGAGGCCGGAACTTTTGGGGGCGACATAGCCGGCTGCAAAGGGACTGGGCCAGTGGCGCGTGTTCAAAAGCGTCCTGGGCTGCATGGACCGGTCGTAATCCACCTTGGACAGGGTCAGGTTCGGGTTGTAGGCCGGATCATGGTACCAGGCATTGGGCCAGCGTTTTTTCAGCAGCGACATCTCGTTCCAGAAACGGGCCTTTTTCTCCGGCGTACTGTCCGCGCCGCGGGAACGGGATTCGTGATGAAAGAGCATGGCTCTGGGCGTCCACAGGTTGCGCAGGCCCCGGGCGCGCAGTTTCAGGCAGAAATCGATGTCGTTGTAGCCCACCGGCAACGCGGCTTCGTCCAGCCCGCCCACCGCCTCGTAGACGGCCTTGCGCACCGCAAGACAGGCCCCGGTGACAGCGGAATAGCCGCGCAGCAGGAGCGCCAGATTGCAGTAGCCCTGCGCATCTTCCGGGAAATCCGCATAGGCGTGGGCCGCGCAGCCGGACATGCCCAGCAGCACGCCCGCATGCTGCAGGTGGCGGTTTGAGTACAGCAGCTTGGCGCCGACCGCGCCCACCTGCGGCAGGAGCGCCAGACTGGTCAGTTCGTGCAGCCAGTCGGGAGCGATGACCTCGGTGTCGTTGTTGAGGAGCACCACCACCTCCCCTCTGGCCGCGGCCACGGCCCGGTTGTTCAGGCGGGAATAGTTGAAGGCCCCCTTGTCGACAAGCAGCCGGACCCGGCCCTGCCGCTCCAGCTCGGAAAAGTACGCCACAGCCGCCGGATCGTCCGAGCCGTTGTCCACCAGCACAATCTCAAAGGCCGGGTAGCCGGTCTTTTCATAAATGCTGTCCACGCAGCCGCGCACCAGCTCCGCGCCGTTTCTCGTGGGAATCAGGATGGAAACCAGGGGCGCTTCGGCCATGGGCTGAAACAGCAACTGCTGCACCGAACCCATGGCCGGGTCGGTGCTCGCCCTGGCCGGAACGCCCATCCGGGCCAGATGCCCGCTCACCGCCTTCTGCGCCGCAAGGCGGGCATAGGGCTTTTCGGCAACGCTCGCGGCCGTGCTGCCCGCGCTCATGCGCCAGTGGTACAGGACCCGCGGGACATGCACGATCTGCGCCGCGCTCAGGTGCTCCACCGCCCGGGCTGCCAGATCATAGTCCTGCGAACCCTCATAGCCCGTGCGGAAGCCGCCGATGGCCGTCAGAAGCGCCCGGTGGTACACGCCCAGATGGGTTATCAGGTTGTGGCCGCAGAAGAGCCAGGGATCCCAGTCGCACTTGAAATACGGCTTGGTGCGCAGGCCCTGGCTGTCGATCTTGTCCTCGTCGGAGTAGACTATGCCCGCATCCGGCTGCCGGTTCAGCGCGGCCACCACCCAGAAGAGGGCGTCCTCGCTCAGCTCGTCGTCATGATCCAGAAGGGCCACGAATTCGCCGCCGGCCAGGGCCAGCGCCGAATTGGAGGCCCTGGAGATATGGCCGTTTTCCGGCCGGAACAGCACCCTGATCCGGCTGTCTTCCTGCTGGTAGCGGCGCAGGATGCCGGCGATTTCCGGCCTGGTCGAGGCGTCGTCGGCTATGCAGAGTTCCCAGTGCGGATAGAGCTGGGCCTGCACCGATCCGATGGCGGCCTCGAGAAAGGCCGGCTCCGGGTTGTAAACCGGCATGACCACGGAAATCAGCGGCTTGAGGGCAAAGTCTCCGATATGCCGCCGCATGAGCGCCCGGTCTTCTTCCTGCAGGCCGAAAAAGAGGTCGCTCCAGGCCACATAGCGGTTGCCCCGCCGGCCCTTTTCCCTGGGATCAAAGGGTGCCATGCCCGCCTGCTGCCCCAGCCGCAGGAAGTGCAGCAGCGGCGGCATGCCCGACCGGGCCGCGTCCGGGCACTGACGCAGGTACCAGGCGCTGTCGAAATAGGGGCCTGCCTCCCGGCCCTGGGCGGCGCCAATGCGCAGGTAGTGCACGAGCGGATTCATGGCCAGAGCCGCCACGTCGGCATAGCGCCACAGATACCAGTCCGTACTGAACCAGGGGCCGGGATCACGGCGTTCCTGCACCCCGAAAATCCAGTAGTGCAGGACCGGATCCAGCCCGTTTCTGGCGATTTCCGGGTACTGGCGCAGGTACCAGGCCTTGTCGAAATAGGGATTGGGATTGACCTCCGGATCATCCACATGCTGCAGGTAGTGGGCCAGGGGCAGCAGGCCGCCGGCCACGGCCTCCGGCCAGGTGCCCGCGTACCAGGCGGAATCGAAGAGCGGGCCGGGATCGCAGTGCTCCTCTGCCCCGTACTCCAGGTAGTGCTGAAAGGGATGCAGCCCCATCCGGGCGGCCTGCGGATAGGCCTGGGCATACCACGTGCTGTCAAAGTGGGCGCTGGGCTGGGGGCCGTGGGCCAGAAAATGGGCCAGCGGCTCCAAATCGTTTGCCCGCTGATGGGTACGCCGGTACCAGGCCGGGTCGAAGTAGGGGTTGGGCCAGCAGCCGGCGGCTGCGCCCTCGTGCATGTAGTGCCAAAGCGGGTGCTGGTCTTCCGGCAGTTCCGGATGCTGCTCCAGATACCAGCCGGTGAAAAAATAGGGATTGGGCTGGTAACGCGCCTCCCGCCCGTGCAGCAGATAGTGGAGCAGCGGGTTCATGCCGCTCCGCCGCACTTCAGGGTAGCTGGCCAGATACCAGGAGCTGAAAAAATACGGATTCGGGTTGCGGCCTTCCCGGATGCCCCTGCTGCAGTAGTGCCAGAGCGGGTCCAGGCCCGAGGCCGCCAGTTCCGGATCCGCCTGCAGATAGAAGTGCCGATCAAAAAGCGGGGTGTGGGCCAGGGCCGCTTTGAGCCGGCGGTAGGCCGTCCGCTGCCGGAAGGAGCAGCGGCCTGCCATGCGGGCCAGGAGCGACTGCCCGCCCCTGCCCGGCCGGGCGGAGTCCGGAGGCTCCTGCCAGGAGACCGCGCCCATGCGCTGGGAATACAGTGGGGGCTGCTGCATGCAAAGACCTCATGATCGGAAGAAGAGCGCATTGCAGCGCTGAAAAAGCCAATGGCCATGCCACAAAAAAAACCGGCGCGCGCGGCCCGGGCAGCGGCCGGGGATGCCCGGAGGGAGCGCCGGTGGAACAGCTAGGCCCCTTGCCGTGGGCCCCCCGGCAGAAAGGCCTGCCGGCAGACTGCAGCGCCCCGGCTGGTCAAGGGCCAGATCCAGCGTCACGTACCGGTAGCCCAGGCTGCGCAGGCGGGTCACGACCACTGTCCGCAGCTCGGCCTCCAGCAGGCGGGGCAGGTCCTCCGGCGGCACTTCGATGCGGGCCAGCTCGCCGTGGCTTCTGAGGCGCAGTTGCAGAAAGCCCAGGCTGCGCAGCAGGCCTTCGCCGGCATCGATGCGGCGGAGCGCCGCTTCGGTGACGGTCGCGCCGTGGGGCAGCCGGGTGAGCAGGCATGAGCCGGATGGCCGGTTCCAGACTGCCAGACCCTGGGCCCGCGCGAGCCGGCGAATCTCCGCCTTGACGAGCCCTGCCGCCAGCAGCGGACTCTGCACCCCCAGTTCCTGCACCGCCCGAAAGCCGGGGCGAAGCTCCAGGAGGTCGTCCGCATTGCTGCCCTCCAGCAGCGTCGCAAGCCCCTCCGCCCTGGCGATGGACAGCAGCTCGCCGAACAGCGCCCGCTTGCAGAGATAACAGCGCTCCGGCGGATTGGCCAGGATGGCATCCGGAATGGGGCGCTCCAGCAGGAGATGGCGGGTGCCGAGCGCTGCGGCAAGGCTTTTGGCTGCGGCCACATCGTCCGCCGGCGTGTAGGGCGTGACCAGGGTCACGGCCAAAAGCCGGTCGCCCAGGGCCTCACGGGCCGCGGCGAGCAGGAGCGCGCTGTCCACGCCGCCGGAAAAGGCCAGCACCGCGCCTTGCAGGCCACGCAGCCAGGACAGCAGATCTGCGTAGCGCCCTGCGGTCTCCGGGGAGGGCCTCATGGCCCATAGTGCCGCATGACCCGCGCCATCACGGCCGCCAGCGGCAGATCGTGCCGCGCCGCCAGGGCCCGGCAATCCTCGAATTCCGGCTTGGCGTGCAGGACCTGCCCCGCAAGCAGCGCCTCCTTGACGGCAACCGGGCCGAACTCCGTTGGCACCGTCACCATGCGCCGCTCCAGCTCCGTCTTCTCCAGCGGGAAACTCTTGAGCCCGAAGCTCGTGGTATGCCGCAGGACCAGCGCCCGGAAGCGGGCCTCGTCCCGGGCCGCGCACAGCAGCGAAAGCTGCACCGCAGGCCGGTTCTTCTTCATCACAATCGGGGTCAGGTGCACATCCATGGCGCCCGCATCCAGGAACAGGTCCACCAGGGCGCCCACCTGCTCGGGGCTCATGTCGTCCAGATTGCACTGCAGAAGCCGGGCCGCCACGGTCTCTGCCCCGGCCTGGCCGCCTGCGGACACTCCGGCCTCCCCATCCACCTCGGCCAGATGCACCCGCAGCACGTTGGGCAGCACGCCGCCCTGGCGCTGCCCGATGCCGTAGCCGGTTTTCCGCACCGTCATGGCAGGCCGGCTGGTAAAGCGCGCCACAGTGGCAGCCAGAATGGCCGCACCGGTGGGCGTGGTGGCCTCGAAATCCGTGCCGCCGCGCCGGGTCGGCATGCCGGCCAGAATGGCCTCGGTAGCCGGGGCCGGCACCGGCAGCAGGCCGTGGGCGCAGCGCACCGTGCCGCCGCCCAGCTCGGGGGCCGCCGCCCAGACCTCGTCCACGGCCAGACGCTCCAGACAGAGGGCCGCCCCCACGGCGTCCACGATGGAGTCAAGCGCGCCCAGCTCATGAAAGTGCACAGTGGCCACCGTCTGCCCGTGCACCCTGGCCTCGGCCTCGGCCACTTTCCGGAAAATCGTGAGCGCCGTTTTTTTGACGGAAGCCGCCAGTTCGGCCCTCCCGACAATCTCCTGAACGGCCGCAAAAGTCCGGCCCTGACCTTGCCCCTGCTCCTGGCTTCCTATCAGGCGCACATGCACGCTGAGACCGTGCATGCCGCCCTGGGCCGCCTCGCTCAGCTCCAGCGCGAATTCGCCGTCCAGCCCCAGGCGGGACAGGCCGTTCGCAAGATACTCCGGCTCCACGCCCAGATGGAGCAGGGCCGCCAGATTCATGTCGCCGCTGATGCCGGCAAAGCAGTCATAGTAGAGAATGCGCATAGTCGCTCCGTGCTCGCAGGGCAGAAGAACAGCACCTGAGGATAATGACGGAAAGCCCGACATTCTGCAAGCGCTCCCAGGCCAAAAAGCGTCTTTTCCGTCCCGATTGCCCCGAATAATGGCCGAAGGCCCGGCCCTTCAGCCACAATCTCCTTGCGGGACCAGGCCGCCGGCGGTATGGGGGAACGCAATTTTTCCTCTTCCGCTTAAAGAATAGAGCATGAGTCCTTTTGAACTGCTGCAATCCGTCATCCTGGGTCTGGTGGAAGGCCTGACCGAATTTCTGCCCATCTCCAGCACCGGCCACCTGATCATCGCCGGCAGGCTGCTCCACTTTGACAGTGAGCAGGCAGCCACCTTTGACATCGTCATCCAACTGGGCGCCATTCTGGCCGTGTGCTGGCACTACCGGCAGCGGCTGGGTCTGGTGCTGGTCACGCTGGGCAGCCGCTCCGACAGCCGCCGCTTTGTCCTGCATCTGATGCTGGCCATGCTGCCGGCTGCAATCATAGGCCTGTTGCTGCACCGCTTCATCAAGCTCTATCTGTTCAATCCCCTCACCGTGTCGCTGGCCCTCATCCTGGGCGGCTGTATCATGCTTTTCATCGAACGCGGAGAACGGCCGGTCCGCATCGGCACCGTGGAGCAGCTGGACTGGCAGGACGCCCTGAAGCTTGGCTGCGCCCAGGCCGTGGCCCTGCTCCCGGGCGTGTCCCGCTCCGGGGCCACCATCATGGGCGGCCTGCTCTTTGGCCTCTCCCGGCAGGCGGCCACGGAATTTTCCTTCTTTCTGGCCATCCCGACCATGTTCGCGGCCACCGGCTTTGACCTGTTGCAGTCCTGGCACGCGCTTTCACAGGAGGCACTGCTCTTTATCGCCGTGGGCTTTATGGTGTCCTTTGTCAGCGCTTTGGTGGCGATACGCACTCTCCTGTGGTATGTAGGCCATCACAACTTTCGCGCCTTTGCCTGGTACCGCATTCTTTTCGGGATGCTCGTTTTGCTCTTTTTCACCTATATCGCCTGACATGACCGAACTTATCAGTGAGATCGCCATAGCCATCCTGGAGCGCAGCACCTATTTCGGCGCCTTTTTCCTGATGATGCTGGAAAGCATGGTCGCGCCGGTGCCGAGCGAAGCGGTCATGCCTTTCGTCGGCTTTCTGGTGGCCGACGGCAAATGGCATCTCGGGCCGGCCCTCCTGGCCACCACCCTGGGCTCCTTCACGGGCTCGCTCGCCTCCTACCTCATGGGTTATTACGGCGGCAAGCCGCTGGTGCTGAAGGTGGGCCGCTATCTGCTCCTGAACCCCCGCGATCTGGAACGCACCGAACGTTTCTTCAGCCGCAGACGCGGGCTGGTCACGGTGTTTCTTGCCCGCTTCGTCCCGGTCGTGCGCCATCTCATCTCCATTCCGGCCGGCATGGGCAGGATGCCGGCGCTGCCCTTCCTGCTGGTCTCCACCCTGGGCGCGGCCCTGTGGAACGGCTTTCTGCTGTACTGCGGCATGGCGCTCAGAAGCCACTGGCAGACCGTGCAGCACTATGCGCACAAAATCGATCTGGTGGTGGTCATCATCTGCATCCTGCTGCTGCTGTGCTTCATTGTCCACCGTCTGAAAAGCCGGCAGAGCGCCTGAAAAGTGCCGGCAAAGGAGAGATTTCCGTGCAGACCGTCCCGTTTCGGAGTACCTTTCTGCAACATTGACGCCCATGGTGAAAAAAACCTTTGAAAACGCCCTGAACCGACTGGAACAGATCACGGCCGAGCTCGAGGCCGGGGATCTGAGTCTGGAGAAAAGCCTCGCCAAATTCAGCGAAGGCGTCGAACTGGCCAGATTCTGCAGCGAGGCGCTTCAGGAGGCGCGGGGCCGGGTCGAGCTGCTGCACAGCGCTGACGGTACGCTGAGGGCCGAGCCCTTTGCCGAAAACAGCGCGGACGACGAGGAGCAGCCCATCTGAGGGGCCGATGCCGGAGAAAACGATGGAAATACAAGCCTACCTGCGGGAGCGCCGGGAACTGGTCGAAGCGGCGCTGGCCAGACTGATGCTGTCCGCAAGCGGCCCCTTTGCCCGCCATATCGAGGCCATGCGCTACAGCCTCTTTTCCGGCGGCAAACGGCTCCGCCCCATTCTCTGCCTGGCCGCAGTCGACGCGGTGGACGGCAGCGAGGCCGCCCGCCAGGGGGCCATGCCGCCTGCCTGCGCCCTGGAGTGCATCCACACCTATTCGCTCATCCACGACGACCTGCCGGCCATGGACGACGACGAGTTCCGCCGGGGCAAGCCGACCAACCACACGGTGTACGGCGAGGCCGAAGCCATCCTGGCGGGCGACGGCCTGCTGACCTGGGCCTTTGAGCTTTTGAGCGGCAAGGCCACGGCCGGGCTGCCGGAACAGGCGCGGCTGGCCATCATCCAGTGCATCGCCCGGGCCGCCGGGCCGCTCGGCATGGTGGGCGGGCAGTCCCTCGACATGCTCTATCAGGGCAGGGATGCGGGCTACGATGTGCTGCACAGCATCCACAAGAGCAAGACCGGGGCCCTGATCTGCGCGGCCATCGAGGCCGGGGCCATCGCCGCCGGGGCCAGTCGGGAACAGACCCGTGCCCTGCACGACTACGGCGCCCAGGTGGGGCTGGCCTTCCAGATTGTGGACGACCTGCTGGACCTGGAATCCACCATGGAGGAGCTGGGCAAGAGCGTGGGCAAGGACGTGGAAGCCGGCAAGCTCACCTTTCCAGCCATTTTCGGCGTGGAAACCTCACACATCATGGCCAGAGACGCTGTCGGCGCGGCCCAGAAGGCGCTCGCGGACTTCGATGAAAAGGCCGACCCCCTGCGCGCCCTGGCGCGCTACATCGTGGAGCGGAGGAAATAGTCGTGCTGCTGGTGGACAAGGAACCGCTGGTCCGGAAAAAACTGCTGGCCGGCATCGGCTCGCCCCAGGATCTGCGTGAGCTGGCGCTTGCCGATCTGGAAGACCTGGCCGAGGAACTCAGGGAAAGCATCATCGAAACGGTTGCCGAAACCGGCGGCCATCTGGCGCCGAGTCTGGGGGTGGTCGAACTGACCCTGGCCCTGCACTACGTCTTCGATACGCCAAAGGACAAACTCATCTGGGATGTGGGCCATCAGGCCTATGCCCACAAGCTGCTCACAGGCCGGCTCGCCCGCTTTCATACCCTGCGGCAATACGGGGGCATCTCCGGTTTTCCCAAACGGGTGGAGAGCGAATACGACACCATCGAAACCGGCCACAGCTCCACCTCCATTTCCTTTGGCGCCGGACTGGCCGCTGCGGACCGCATCCGGAAAAACAGGCGCAAGGTGGTGGCGGTCATCGGCGACGGCGCCATGACCGCGGGCATGGCCTTCGAGGCGCTGAACCATGCGGGCGGCATGGACGAAGACCTGATCGTCGTTTTGAACGACAATGAAATGTCCATCTCGGAAAACGTGGGCGCGCTCTCGAGCTTCATGAGCCGCCGCATGACCGGCAAAACCGTCCGCCGGCTGCGCGACCACGTGGAGG
This region includes:
- a CDS encoding DedA family protein, with the translated sequence MTELISEIAIAILERSTYFGAFFLMMLESMVAPVPSEAVMPFVGFLVADGKWHLGPALLATTLGSFTGSLASYLMGYYGGKPLVLKVGRYLLLNPRDLERTERFFSRRRGLVTVFLARFVPVVRHLISIPAGMGRMPALPFLLVSTLGAALWNGFLLYCGMALRSHWQTVQHYAHKIDLVVVIICILLLLCFIVHRLKSRQSA
- the larC gene encoding nickel pincer cofactor biosynthesis protein LarC encodes the protein MRILYYDCFAGISGDMNLAALLHLGVEPEYLANGLSRLGLDGEFALELSEAAQGGMHGLSVHVRLIGSQEQGQGQGRTFAAVQEIVGRAELAASVKKTALTIFRKVAEAEARVHGQTVATVHFHELGALDSIVDAVGAALCLERLAVDEVWAAAPELGGGTVRCAHGLLPVPAPATEAILAGMPTRRGGTDFEATTPTGAAILAATVARFTSRPAMTVRKTGYGIGQRQGGVLPNVLRVHLAEVDGEAGVSAGGQAGAETVAARLLQCNLDDMSPEQVGALVDLFLDAGAMDVHLTPIVMKKNRPAVQLSLLCAARDEARFRALVLRHTTSFGLKSFPLEKTELERRMVTVPTEFGPVAVKEALLAGQVLHAKPEFEDCRALAARHDLPLAAVMARVMRHYGP
- a CDS encoding undecaprenyl-diphosphate phosphatase, encoding MSPFELLQSVILGLVEGLTEFLPISSTGHLIIAGRLLHFDSEQAATFDIVIQLGAILAVCWHYRQRLGLVLVTLGSRSDSRRFVLHLMLAMLPAAIIGLLLHRFIKLYLFNPLTVSLALILGGCIMLFIERGERPVRIGTVEQLDWQDALKLGCAQAVALLPGVSRSGATIMGGLLFGLSRQAATEFSFFLAIPTMFAATGFDLLQSWHALSQEALLFIAVGFMVSFVSALVAIRTLLWYVGHHNFRAFAWYRILFGMLVLLFFTYIA
- a CDS encoding exodeoxyribonuclease VII small subunit; translation: MVKKTFENALNRLEQITAELEAGDLSLEKSLAKFSEGVELARFCSEALQEARGRVELLHSADGTLRAEPFAENSADDEEQPI
- a CDS encoding polyprenyl synthetase family protein codes for the protein MEIQAYLRERRELVEAALARLMLSASGPFARHIEAMRYSLFSGGKRLRPILCLAAVDAVDGSEAARQGAMPPACALECIHTYSLIHDDLPAMDDDEFRRGKPTNHTVYGEAEAILAGDGLLTWAFELLSGKATAGLPEQARLAIIQCIARAAGPLGMVGGQSLDMLYQGRDAGYDVLHSIHKSKTGALICAAIEAGAIAAGASREQTRALHDYGAQVGLAFQIVDDLLDLESTMEELGKSVGKDVEAGKLTFPAIFGVETSHIMARDAVGAAQKALADFDEKADPLRALARYIVERRK
- the larE gene encoding ATP-dependent sacrificial sulfur transferase LarE, whose protein sequence is MRPSPETAGRYADLLSWLRGLQGAVLAFSGGVDSALLLAAAREALGDRLLAVTLVTPYTPADDVAAAKSLAAALGTRHLLLERPIPDAILANPPERCYLCKRALFGELLSIARAEGLATLLEGSNADDLLELRPGFRAVQELGVQSPLLAAGLVKAEIRRLARAQGLAVWNRPSGSCLLTRLPHGATVTEAALRRIDAGEGLLRSLGFLQLRLRSHGELARIEVPPEDLPRLLEAELRTVVVTRLRSLGYRYVTLDLALDQPGRCSLPAGLSAGGPTARGLAVPPALPPGIPGRCPGRARRFFLWHGHWLFQRCNALFFRS